The following are encoded together in the Scyliorhinus canicula unplaced genomic scaffold, sScyCan1.1, whole genome shotgun sequence genome:
- the LOC119960652 gene encoding gastrula zinc finger protein XlCGF71.1-like, with protein MVKPWKCEDCGKGFRFPSGLEIHQRSHTGVKPFICCVCGNGFADSFRLVSHQRIHTGEKPYICSQCGKSFRSLSNLTEHLRVHTGERPFHCSDCGQRFTCSSHLTDHKRVHTGERPFICSVCGKGFIKSANLLGHQRTHTEEKAFTCTECGKSFTRSSSLRDHQRVHTGEKPFTCAECGKGFALKSQLRSHTLVHTNERPFQCSDCEKSFKSGSDLTKHQRIHSGEKPFTCPVCNRGFTQPSARLKHQRVHL; from the coding sequence ATGGTGAAACcttggaaatgtgaggactgtgggaagggattcagattccCATCAGGACTAGAAATTCATCAACGCAGTCATACTGGGGTGAAACCATTcatttgctgtgtgtgtgggaatggattTGCTGATTCATTTAGACTGgtgtcacaccagcgaattcacactggagagaaaccgTACATTTGCTCACAGTGTGGGAAGAGCTTCCGGTCTTTATCTAACCTCACTGAACATctacgggttcacactggggagagaccattccacTGCTCTGACTGCGGGCAGAGATTCACTTGTTCTTCCCACCTCACTGATCACAAGCGTGTCCATACTggtgagaggccgttcatctgctccgtgtgtgggaagggatttattaaatCAGCGAACCTTCTTGGACACCAGCGTACTCACACTGAAGAGAAAGcattcacctgcactgagtgtgggaagagTTTCACTCGTTCATCTAGTCTTCGggatcaccagcgagttcacactggggagaaacccttTACCTGcgctgaatgtgggaagggatttgctttGAAATCGCAGCTTCGGTCACATACACTTGTTCACACTAATGAGAGACCAtttcaatgttctgactgtgagaagagctttaaaagtggAAGTGATTTGACAAAACACCAGCGAATCCattctggggagaagccattcacctgccctgtgtgcaatagaggattcactcagccatccgcTCGTCTgaaacaccagagagttcacttgTGA